The sequence GGCGAGACCGGCTCGGGCAAGTCGCTGGTCGCCCAGGCGGTGATGGGAACGCTTCCGGCCGGGCTGAAGGCTTCCGGCAGCATCCGGTTCCTCGGCATCGAGCTGCTGTCCGCATCGCCGGCCGCCCGCCGGTCGCTGTGGGGCCGCGACATCTCCCTGCTGCCCCAGGAGCCCTGGCTGGCGCTGGACCCGACCATGCGCATCGGCGCCCAGGTCGCCGAGGTCCACCGCTTCGTCCACCGCCGCACGGCGTCGGAAGCCGCCGCTCGGACCGAGTCCGACCTGGAGGCGGTCGGCCTCGGGAAGGCGGGGGCGCTCCATCCCTTCCAGATGTCGGGCGGCATGTGCCAGCGGGCGGCGATCGCCGTCGCCCACGCGGCGGACAGCCGGCTGCTGCTGGCCGACGAGCCGACCAAGGGGCTCGACGCCAGCCTGCGCGACAGCGTCGTCGCCCGGCTGCGGCAGGAGGTCGAGGCCGGCCGGCTGGTCTTCACCATCACCCACGACGTGGCGGTGGCCCGTGCGCTGGGCGGGACGGTCGGGGTGATGCTGGAAGGCAGACTGATCGACCTCGGCCCGGCCGAGCAGGTCCTCACCGCACCGTCGCACCCCTATACGCGGGCGCTGCTGGACGCCGATCCGGCGGCCTGGGAGCACCGGGTACCGGCAGGTGCGGGTAGCAGCGTGATCGCCGGCCGCTCGCTCGCGGTGTCGCGCGGCGGGCGCCAACTGTTCGAGGGCATCGACGTCGAGGTCGGCTCCGGGGAGATCGTCTCCGTCGTCGGCCCCAGCGGCTGCGGGAAGACGA is a genomic window of Skermanella mucosa containing:
- a CDS encoding ABC transporter ATP-binding protein; this encodes MIDGLTVSDLQVASADGPIVSGVSLAVRPRQPLTLLGETGSGKSLVAQAVMGTLPAGLKASGSIRFLGIELLSASPAARRSLWGRDISLLPQEPWLALDPTMRIGAQVAEVHRFVHRRTASEAAARTESDLEAVGLGKAGALHPFQMSGGMCQRAAIAVAHAADSRLLLADEPTKGLDASLRDSVVARLRQEVEAGRLVFTITHDVAVARALGGTVGVMLEGRLIDLGPAEQVLTAPSHPYTRALLDADPAAWEHRVPAGAGSSVIAGRSLAVSRGGRQLFEGIDVEVGSGEIVSVVGPSGCGKTTLGNVLLGLVRADSGAVERRDGVSRLRFQKLYQDPPAAFGPTQTIRRALADLARLHGIPWTEVEAMLARLRLAPRLLDRLPGQISGGELQRFALARALLLDPVFLFADEPTSRLDPVSQQEVTDLLLEIVRDTGLGVLLVTHDLTLAERISNRVLRLRPEGDAAA